TAACAATATTCTAAACCCGGGTAAGATGGGCCTTGAAGGCCTCGAACGTGAAGATCCTAGTAGTTCCTACTACGCGTTACTTAAGGCCGTTAAGGAGGGAATGGCGCTTCAAGCGTTAAAGAACGAGATTATAAAGTGTTTTAGGTGCGGCTTCTGCCGTGCGGCTTGTCCAACGTTTAACTACGCTAAGCGGGAGCCTTTTAACGCGCGTGGCAGGGTACTTCTAGCCTACTTCTACTTAACTGGGCGTTTAAACCCCTCCGAAAAACTACTTGAGCTTTTCAGTTTCTGTACGCTTTGCGCCCATTGCACCATGGTTTGCCCGCCCGGGGTTAAAGTAGCTGAGATCATTGAGGCTGCTAAACGCGATTTAGCGTCGAGCGGGTTCGTGAAGGAGGGGCATAGGGCTATAGCTAGGAACATTGTTGAAACCGGTAATATCTATGGTAGTGATCCTCGCGGTAGGGATGAGCTAGCGGTAAGCTTGGAGGCTGCTTAACATGGCCGATGGGGAAATCCTCTACTGGATTGGCTGCGTAACCTCCTATAGGCTTCAGCATATCGCTAAAGCGACCTTTAAAGCCTTAAGGAAGCTAGGCTTAAACCCCCTAGTATTAGGGTCGAAGGAGGGATGCTGCGGCGATATACTATTCCTCTCGGGGCAGTATAAGGAGGCTTTGGAAAACGCTAGGAGAGTAGCTGAAACCATAAACTCTACGGGCGTTAACCTACTCGTAACTGGATGCTCCGGGTGCTTTAGGGCTTTTAGCACCGTTTATAGGAAGGAGGGTATAGGGTTAAAGCCTACGGTTCTACATACCTCTCAGCTCCTAGAGAAGCTTATAGTTGAAGGGCGCGTTAAGTTTAAGGAGCTTAAAATTAAGGCTACGTATCATGACCCCTGCGAGCTCGGTAGGATGGTGGGGGTCTACGAGCCGC
This region of Candidatus Nezhaarchaeales archaeon genomic DNA includes:
- a CDS encoding (Fe-S)-binding protein, which encodes MADGEILYWIGCVTSYRLQHIAKATFKALRKLGLNPLVLGSKEGCCGDILFLSGQYKEALENARRVAETINSTGVNLLVTGCSGCFRAFSTVYRKEGIGLKPTVLHTSQLLEKLIVEGRVKFKELKIKATYHDPCELGRMVGVYEPPRRVLTAIPGLQLVEMPMNRMFARCCGAGGGFFGLYPDVAQDIGRLRVNDALQTGSKALITSCPTCYLNFYYIVEREELPIEVYDLMEIVNEAL